In Zhaonella formicivorans, one DNA window encodes the following:
- a CDS encoding putative manganese-dependent inorganic diphosphatase, with protein sequence MSDELYIIGHQNPDTDSIVAAIAYAYFKTEFQDKRAIPSRCGKINGETAFVLDYFKQEEPILLEDVKPRARDMLKADPVATLADVSLREAGNQMRQLGIKTLAVVDDSDRLLGLLTVGDLARLLLEAWDIGSFPMDEPVGKFMRTENLVVFQDDDLVEEIKPTMLETRFRNYPVVDANQRYLGMVSRYNLLALRGKKLVLVDHNEKSQAVHGVEQAEVLEIIDHHRIADVETPEPIMMRNEPVGSTATIISKIYNEHEIVPPPKIAGLLCAAILSDTLIFKSPTTTFADKKYAAQMAAVSGLDMIDFGKAMFRAGSTVAGRTGQDILFEDFKEFHLGSSVVGIGQIEVVDADLIKGKIAELLAALQEAEREKGYDLVILMLTDLMRDGTELLFTGRQSRVVEKAFNAGPGQNSIFLPGVMSRKKQVVPPLSRYLQ encoded by the coding sequence ATGTCTGATGAGTTATATATAATCGGGCACCAAAACCCCGATACCGACTCCATTGTTGCAGCGATAGCTTACGCTTATTTTAAAACTGAGTTTCAGGATAAGAGGGCTATCCCAAGCAGATGTGGCAAGATCAATGGGGAGACGGCTTTTGTTTTGGATTATTTTAAACAGGAAGAACCGATTTTATTGGAGGATGTAAAGCCAAGGGCCAGGGATATGTTAAAAGCAGACCCGGTTGCGACTTTGGCCGATGTGAGTTTAAGAGAGGCAGGAAATCAAATGAGGCAGCTGGGGATTAAGACTTTGGCTGTAGTTGATGACTCCGATCGCCTTTTAGGGCTATTGACGGTAGGCGACTTGGCCAGACTTTTGCTGGAAGCTTGGGATATAGGCAGCTTTCCCATGGATGAGCCGGTAGGTAAGTTCATGCGGACGGAAAATTTGGTGGTTTTTCAGGACGATGATTTGGTGGAAGAGATAAAGCCAACCATGTTGGAAACGAGGTTTCGGAACTACCCGGTAGTAGATGCCAACCAGCGGTACCTAGGCATGGTTTCCCGTTATAACCTTCTGGCTTTACGGGGGAAAAAACTGGTGCTGGTTGATCACAATGAAAAAAGTCAAGCTGTGCACGGGGTAGAACAGGCTGAAGTCCTGGAGATTATTGACCACCACCGGATAGCTGATGTGGAAACGCCGGAGCCAATTATGATGCGCAATGAGCCGGTAGGGAGTACGGCGACTATCATAAGTAAAATATACAATGAACATGAGATAGTTCCGCCGCCTAAAATCGCCGGACTGCTTTGTGCAGCAATTTTATCCGACACCCTGATTTTTAAATCGCCTACCACGACTTTTGCTGACAAAAAATACGCAGCGCAGATGGCAGCCGTTTCGGGGCTGGACATGATTGATTTCGGAAAGGCGATGTTTAGGGCCGGCTCAACGGTAGCAGGGCGCACCGGCCAGGATATTCTCTTTGAAGATTTCAAGGAATTCCACCTAGGCAGCAGTGTGGTCGGAATTGGACAAATAGAAGTAGTTGATGCCGATTTAATTAAGGGGAAGATAGCGGAGCTCTTGGCAGCTTTGCAGGAAGCAGAGCGGGAAAAAGGGTATGATTTGGTAATTTTAATGCTGACGGATTTAATGCGGGATGGAACTGAATTGCTTTTCACAGGCAGGCAGAGCAGAGTTGTGGAAAAAGCATTTAACGCCGGACCGGGGCAGAACAGCATCTTTCTACCCGGGGTTATGTCCCGAAAAAAACAGGTAGTACCGCCGCTTAGCAGGTATCTGCAGTGA
- the ligA gene encoding NAD-dependent DNA ligase LigA, producing MDFLEAKQRVEKLRAELEKHNYHYYVLDSPLISDAQYDSLMRELIAIEEQYPQLLTPDSPSQRVGGKPLEVFENYRHRKPLLSLGNAFGAGDLQDFHRRVTSLVGKQVEYVVETKIDGLSIALIYENGILVRGATRGDGETGEDVTSNLKTIPAVPLRLTKKLPRLEVRGEAYMPKAAFARLNQEREENGEPLFANPRNAAAGSIRQLDPKITASRSLSAFIYEITYIEGQEISTHWDALQYLRELGFPVDRNHKLCTTIEEVIAYCQEWTTKRSELPFEIDGMVVKVNNFAQQEELGSTAKSPRWAIAYKFPAEQAVTTVEDIIVRVGRTGVLTPTAVLTPVKVAGSTVSRATLHNEDIIREKDIRIGDTVVIQKAGDVIPEVVEVLKDKRTGSEREFNLPKTCPECGSAVVRLENEAAARCTGGLACPAQIREGIIHFVSRDAMNIEGLGPKVVEQLLNAGLIKDAGDLYYLEFKDLVKLERMGEQSAANLLRAIEESKQRGLGQLVFALGIRHVGARAGKILAEHFGSLSALSQASLDELLAVPDVGPKVAESIRTFFAEPVNQQVIEKLRRAGVKMEVERKAMGQGVLQGKLFVLTGTLETLTRKEAEKLIEKHGGKTTSSVSKNTDYVVVGKDPGSKYEKALKLGITILGEAELLALIGEKNQG from the coding sequence ATGGATTTTTTAGAAGCCAAACAAAGAGTGGAAAAACTGAGGGCTGAGTTAGAGAAGCACAACTACCACTATTATGTGCTGGATTCTCCTTTAATTTCCGATGCACAATATGACAGTCTAATGCGTGAATTGATTGCCATCGAGGAACAGTACCCGCAGCTCTTGACACCTGATTCCCCCAGCCAGAGAGTTGGTGGCAAACCACTGGAGGTGTTTGAAAATTACCGGCACCGCAAGCCCCTTTTGAGCCTGGGGAACGCTTTTGGGGCCGGGGATTTGCAGGACTTCCACCGTCGTGTTACCAGCTTGGTTGGCAAGCAGGTGGAATATGTGGTAGAAACCAAGATCGATGGTCTTTCCATTGCCCTCATTTACGAAAATGGAATTTTGGTGCGGGGTGCTACCAGGGGTGACGGGGAAACAGGGGAGGATGTGACTAGTAACCTTAAAACTATTCCTGCTGTCCCTTTGCGGCTTACGAAAAAGTTGCCTCGCTTGGAGGTCCGGGGAGAAGCCTACATGCCAAAAGCGGCTTTTGCCCGCCTAAATCAGGAGCGGGAAGAAAACGGTGAGCCGTTATTTGCCAATCCGCGGAACGCTGCTGCCGGTTCAATCCGCCAGTTAGATCCTAAAATTACGGCTTCCCGTTCTTTAAGTGCTTTCATTTACGAAATCACTTATATAGAGGGTCAGGAGATTTCCACCCACTGGGATGCATTACAATATCTCCGGGAGTTAGGTTTTCCCGTGGACCGCAATCATAAATTGTGCACTACTATTGAAGAAGTAATAGCCTACTGTCAGGAATGGACTACCAAGCGCTCCGAACTGCCTTTTGAAATTGACGGAATGGTAGTTAAAGTCAATAACTTTGCACAGCAAGAGGAGCTGGGCAGCACCGCGAAAAGCCCGCGCTGGGCCATAGCCTATAAGTTCCCTGCCGAACAGGCAGTTACAACTGTAGAAGATATTATTGTCCGGGTGGGGCGGACCGGAGTTCTTACCCCTACTGCTGTTTTAACGCCGGTCAAAGTAGCAGGGTCTACGGTTAGCCGGGCTACTTTACACAATGAGGACATTATCAGGGAAAAAGACATCAGAATAGGCGATACAGTGGTTATTCAAAAAGCTGGCGATGTCATCCCCGAAGTGGTAGAAGTGCTAAAAGATAAAAGAACTGGTTCCGAAAGGGAATTTAATTTGCCTAAAACATGCCCCGAGTGTGGTTCGGCAGTTGTCAGGCTGGAAAATGAAGCGGCAGCCCGCTGCACCGGAGGGTTGGCTTGTCCAGCCCAAATCAGGGAGGGCATTATCCACTTTGTTTCGCGGGACGCCATGAACATTGAAGGCTTGGGCCCTAAAGTGGTAGAGCAGCTCTTGAATGCAGGCCTGATCAAAGATGCTGGAGATTTATATTACCTTGAATTTAAGGACCTGGTGAAGTTGGAAAGGATGGGAGAGCAATCGGCTGCAAACCTTTTGCGTGCTATAGAGGAAAGCAAACAAAGGGGGCTCGGGCAGTTGGTTTTTGCTCTGGGTATCAGGCACGTGGGTGCAAGGGCAGGAAAGATTTTGGCGGAGCATTTTGGCTCTTTGAGCGCTTTGAGCCAGGCGAGTTTGGATGAACTGCTGGCAGTACCCGATGTAGGCCCCAAAGTTGCCGAAAGTATTCGCACATTTTTTGCTGAACCCGTTAATCAGCAGGTTATAGAAAAGTTACGCCGGGCCGGCGTAAAAATGGAAGTTGAACGTAAAGCTATGGGGCAGGGAGTCCTGCAGGGCAAGCTGTTCGTGTTGACAGGGACCTTGGAAACGCTGACTCGGAAAGAAGCGGAGAAATTGATTGAAAAACACGGTGGAAAGACAACTTCCAGCGTGAGCAAAAACACGGATTATGTTGTAGTGGGTAAAGATCCGGGCTCAAAGTATGAAAAGGCCCTTAAGCTGGGAATAACCATTCTGGGCGAAGCGGAGTTGCTGGCATTAATAGGTGAAAAAAATCAAGGATGA
- a CDS encoding HD-GYP domain-containing protein: protein MLIGIIFLINWLIGNLRNIELETQQYLENLANYDDLTGLANHRHFQEVLSFELEQACVNNTNLALIMMDIDYFKFYNDTYGHQQGDEVLKEIGKILKAEIGKIGIAARYGGEEFAIILPGLTAKQAVVVADTLRSNISAHDFYGAELLPQGRLTISCGIAGYPEHADNKKELIRSADEALYKAKNSAKNKVELYFTVFNELGNSVRKNEQDLINSVRTLVSIINAKDRYTYGHSERVALYAQELAKEIGLTENQVKCIAYGAFLHDIGKIEISRDILNKTTVLTAEERHIFNQHPVWGAEIVKPIRAFRDISPLILHHHENFDGTGYPSGLKGDAIPLEARILRIADSFDAMTTNRPYKTAMEREAALEELRRCSGTQFDPHLVEHFIRLFTKGKLEKNLA, encoded by the coding sequence TTGTTGATTGGTATAATCTTCTTGATCAACTGGCTTATAGGCAACCTGCGGAATATTGAGCTGGAAACCCAGCAGTACCTTGAGAACCTGGCTAATTACGACGATCTGACCGGACTGGCAAATCACCGCCATTTCCAAGAAGTTTTAAGTTTTGAGCTGGAGCAAGCGTGCGTCAACAACACTAACCTGGCTCTGATCATGATGGATATTGATTATTTTAAGTTTTACAATGACACATACGGACATCAGCAAGGTGATGAAGTACTCAAAGAGATTGGGAAAATATTAAAAGCCGAAATCGGCAAAATCGGCATTGCCGCCAGGTATGGAGGAGAAGAGTTCGCCATAATTCTTCCCGGTTTAACTGCCAAGCAAGCTGTAGTTGTTGCTGATACTTTACGCTCCAACATTTCCGCCCATGATTTTTACGGTGCCGAGTTGCTGCCTCAAGGACGGCTTACTATCTCCTGCGGGATCGCCGGTTATCCGGAACATGCCGATAATAAAAAAGAGCTGATTCGCAGCGCAGATGAAGCCTTATACAAAGCTAAAAACAGCGCGAAAAATAAAGTGGAATTATATTTTACCGTTTTTAATGAGCTCGGCAATTCGGTAAGAAAAAACGAGCAGGATTTAATCAACTCCGTGCGTACGTTAGTGAGCATCATCAACGCCAAAGACAGGTATACCTATGGCCATTCCGAACGGGTCGCTCTCTACGCCCAGGAACTGGCCAAAGAAATAGGTCTGACCGAAAATCAAGTCAAATGTATCGCATACGGAGCATTTTTGCATGACATTGGCAAAATCGAGATATCCCGGGATATACTGAATAAAACAACTGTACTGACTGCTGAAGAACGTCATATTTTTAACCAGCATCCGGTTTGGGGAGCGGAAATAGTCAAACCTATCAGGGCCTTTCGGGATATCTCCCCACTTATTCTACACCACCATGAGAATTTTGACGGCACAGGTTACCCGTCAGGACTAAAAGGCGATGCCATCCCCCTTGAAGCAAGAATCTTGCGGATTGCAGACAGCTTTGATGCCATGACCACCAACAGGCCGTATAAAACTGCTATGGAAAGAGAGGCAGCCCTGGAGGAATTGAGACGGTGTTCGGGTACTCAATTTGACCCTCATTTGGTGGAACACTTTATTCGTTTGTTTACGAAAGGAAAGCTAGAAAAAAATTTAGCTTAA
- a CDS encoding cyclic lactone autoinducer peptide has translation MTKIKLAFLTGIVSILTLFATISAASACQVTWYQPKLPKTLQK, from the coding sequence ATGACCAAAATTAAATTAGCTTTCTTAACAGGTATTGTAAGCATTCTTACCTTGTTCGCCACAATAAGTGCTGCTTCAGCTTGTCAAGTTACTTGGTATCAACCTAAACTACCTAAAACATTGCAAAAATAA
- a CDS encoding accessory gene regulator ArgB-like protein yields MIERFCLYLVKNTNLNEEQFEIIKFGLESVLSTAFSLLLTFLISWLLGVFKIMLVVLASFAIVKVTAGGAHCKTMLNCALFSSITFTSLAKLIDIFNEFLVANQTIILILTSIIAFTIHYFWSPAQTPEKPMSEKYCKKLRMLSFVTLFITFMALYLMHFAKIAFAFPVVIASCLGIICHSISITPLGFILIDKVDYALSWVLKGGLKYDQN; encoded by the coding sequence GTGATTGAACGATTTTGCTTATATCTTGTTAAAAATACTAACTTAAATGAGGAACAGTTCGAAATCATTAAATTTGGTCTGGAATCAGTGCTTTCTACAGCTTTTAGCTTGCTTCTGACTTTTCTTATCAGTTGGCTGCTCGGAGTATTTAAAATAATGCTTGTTGTTCTTGCTTCATTTGCAATTGTTAAAGTTACTGCGGGTGGTGCCCATTGCAAAACTATGTTAAACTGTGCGTTGTTTAGTAGTATCACGTTTACTTCTCTTGCAAAATTAATCGATATTTTCAATGAATTCCTAGTAGCAAACCAAACTATCATTTTGATATTAACTTCAATAATTGCTTTTACTATTCATTATTTTTGGTCTCCAGCACAAACACCTGAAAAACCCATGTCAGAAAAGTACTGTAAAAAGTTAAGAATGCTTTCCTTTGTTACATTGTTTATAACCTTTATGGCTTTATATTTAATGCACTTTGCAAAAATCGCATTTGCTTTTCCTGTTGTCATTGCTTCATGTCTGGGAATAATTTGCCACAGTATCTCAATAACTCCTTTGGGCTTTATACTTATAGATAAAGTTGATTATGCCCTATCATGGGTTTTGAAAGGAGGGTTAAAATATGACCAAAATTAA
- a CDS encoding IS30 family transposase, translated as MAVQSKSTTTVRSFKHLSVFERGQIAALLKEGKTQRYIANKLGRSPSTISREIKRGTTIQRRSDLSTYEEYFPETGQAIYKKNRMNCGAKCKLAQVEDFLKFAEDKILHEKWSPDAVAGSCKRDPKWQDATIVCTKTLYSYIDQGLLTVRNIDLSLKLRLKPKSKRVRQNKRIMGISIDQRPEEVQQRQTFGHWEIDTVVGKRANDSVILTLTERKTRHELLFLLDTKDSNAVNNALLELKNYYGEQISNVFRTITADNGSEFSELSETMKPLGIEVYFSHPYSSWERGTNERHNGLLRRFVPKGKAIKEFSAATIERIQHWLNKLPRKILGYKTPEECFREELSKIA; from the coding sequence ATGGCTGTTCAATCCAAGTCTACCACAACTGTACGTTCTTTTAAACACCTAAGTGTTTTTGAACGAGGTCAGATTGCCGCTCTCTTAAAAGAAGGTAAAACTCAACGTTATATTGCTAACAAGTTAGGTCGCTCACCAAGTACAATTAGTCGCGAAATTAAAAGAGGAACCACAATTCAAAGGCGTTCGGATTTATCAACTTATGAAGAATATTTTCCCGAAACTGGACAGGCAATATATAAGAAAAACCGTATGAACTGTGGGGCAAAGTGCAAGCTGGCTCAGGTTGAAGATTTTCTGAAATTTGCAGAAGATAAGATACTGCACGAAAAATGGTCGCCAGATGCAGTTGCCGGTTCTTGCAAACGAGATCCTAAATGGCAAGATGCTACCATTGTCTGCACCAAAACTTTGTATAGTTACATAGACCAAGGGTTGCTAACAGTCCGAAATATTGATTTAAGCCTTAAACTTAGATTAAAGCCTAAAAGTAAAAGGGTTCGTCAGAACAAACGCATCATGGGAATAAGTATTGACCAAAGACCAGAAGAAGTACAACAACGCCAAACTTTTGGTCATTGGGAAATTGATACTGTAGTAGGTAAACGAGCAAATGATTCAGTTATTTTAACCCTAACTGAACGAAAAACCCGCCACGAGCTGTTATTTCTCTTGGATACAAAAGACAGTAATGCTGTTAATAATGCACTTTTAGAGCTTAAGAATTACTACGGTGAGCAAATTTCCAACGTATTTCGTACTATTACAGCAGACAACGGTTCCGAATTTAGTGAGCTATCCGAAACCATGAAACCATTAGGAATTGAAGTTTACTTTTCTCATCCTTATTCCTCCTGGGAACGAGGAACCAATGAACGTCATAATGGGCTTCTACGCCGTTTTGTACCTAAAGGAAAAGCCATTAAGGAATTTTCAGCAGCAACGATAGAGCGCATACAGCACTGGCTAAATAAGCTTCCACGTAAAATATTAGGTTATAAAACGCCAGAAGAATGTTTCCGTGAGGAGCTATCCAAAATAGCTTAA
- the gatC gene encoding Asp-tRNA(Asn)/Glu-tRNA(Gln) amidotransferase subunit GatC — protein sequence MNITKKDVEHVALLARLELTEAEKENYTKELNAILEFMDKLNALDTTGVQPTAHVLNIHNVFREDVASNNLDREAVLQNAPDQKDGQFRVPRIV from the coding sequence TTGAATATAACCAAGAAAGATGTTGAGCATGTGGCCTTGCTGGCCCGCCTGGAACTTACCGAAGCTGAAAAAGAGAATTATACCAAAGAACTAAATGCAATCCTCGAATTTATGGACAAACTCAATGCATTGGATACAACCGGGGTCCAGCCAACAGCCCATGTTTTGAATATCCACAATGTGTTCAGGGAAGACGTGGCTTCAAATAATTTGGACCGGGAGGCAGTACTGCAAAATGCGCCGGATCAAAAAGACGGCCAGTTCCGCGTTCCAAGAATAGTATAA
- the gatA gene encoding Asp-tRNA(Asn)/Glu-tRNA(Gln) amidotransferase subunit GatA produces the protein MELYELTAHELREKLIKKEISSVELTNVFYSRIEAVENHIKSYVTFTKERALKKARQIDAMLARGEQTHPLAGIPMALKDNLCTQGVRTTCSSKMLENYIPPYDATVVERLDAAGAVTLGKLNMDEFAMGSSTENSRFFPTCNPWDLERVPGGSSGGPSAAVAAGEAVYSLGSDTGGSIRQPASLCGVVGLKPTYGLVSRYGLVAFASSLDQIGPFTRDVTDCALVLQAIAGHDPMDSTSADLPVPNYQEALIPDVKGLKIGVPKEYFAAGLDPEVEQLVKQAIKKYEELGAIIEETSMPHTEYALPAYYVIAPAECSSNLARYDGVRYGYRDKDAEDIVSMFMKTRDEGFGPEVKRRIMLGTYALSSGYYDAYYLKALKVRTLIKQDFDRAFTKYDVLLTPTTTSVAFKFGEKTDDPLAMYQNDICTVTINLAGVPAISIPCGFSRGLPVGLQLIAKPFGETTLFRAAYAFESVTDYHRQRPQVGVK, from the coding sequence TTGGAACTGTATGAATTGACAGCCCATGAATTACGGGAAAAGTTAATAAAAAAAGAAATCAGCTCGGTTGAGCTTACTAATGTTTTTTACAGCAGAATTGAAGCGGTGGAAAACCACATCAAGTCCTACGTGACTTTTACCAAAGAGCGGGCGCTTAAGAAAGCGCGGCAGATTGATGCAATGCTGGCCAGGGGTGAACAAACCCACCCGCTGGCAGGTATCCCGATGGCCCTTAAGGATAATCTTTGTACCCAGGGAGTGAGGACCACCTGTTCTTCGAAAATGCTGGAAAATTACATACCGCCTTACGATGCAACAGTAGTGGAAAGACTAGATGCTGCCGGAGCGGTAACGCTTGGCAAGTTAAACATGGATGAATTTGCTATGGGTTCATCAACCGAAAATTCCCGTTTCTTCCCCACTTGTAACCCATGGGATTTAGAGCGGGTGCCGGGCGGTTCCAGCGGCGGGCCCTCAGCGGCGGTAGCAGCAGGCGAAGCCGTTTATTCTCTTGGTTCAGATACAGGAGGCTCTATTCGCCAACCTGCTTCCTTATGTGGTGTGGTGGGCTTAAAGCCTACATATGGTTTGGTTTCGCGCTATGGTTTGGTCGCTTTTGCGTCTTCCTTGGACCAAATCGGCCCATTTACCAGGGATGTCACCGATTGTGCTCTGGTGCTGCAGGCAATAGCCGGGCATGACCCCATGGATTCAACTTCCGCAGATTTACCAGTGCCAAACTACCAGGAAGCTTTAATACCCGATGTAAAGGGCCTAAAAATAGGGGTGCCAAAAGAGTATTTTGCTGCCGGTTTGGACCCGGAAGTGGAACAACTGGTTAAACAAGCCATTAAGAAATACGAGGAGTTGGGGGCGATTATTGAAGAAACCTCCATGCCTCACACCGAATATGCCTTGCCGGCTTATTATGTTATTGCCCCTGCCGAGTGCAGTTCAAATCTGGCCAGGTATGACGGCGTTCGTTATGGTTACCGGGACAAGGATGCCGAAGATATTGTCAGCATGTTCATGAAAACCCGGGATGAAGGGTTCGGTCCGGAAGTTAAAAGGAGGATTATGCTGGGCACCTATGCTTTAAGTTCCGGATATTATGATGCTTATTACCTTAAAGCGCTGAAGGTCAGAACCTTGATCAAACAAGATTTTGATAGGGCTTTTACTAAATATGATGTATTATTAACGCCTACCACCACTTCAGTCGCATTCAAGTTCGGGGAAAAAACAGATGATCCTTTGGCCATGTATCAGAACGACATTTGCACTGTGACCATTAATCTAGCCGGGGTGCCAGCTATTTCCATTCCATGCGGTTTTAGCCGGGGTTTGCCGGTAGGATTACAACTAATTGCCAAACCGTTCGGGGAAACCACTTTATTCAGGGCGGCCTATGCTTTCGAAAGTGTAACAGATTATCACCGGCAAAGACCGCAAGTGGGGGTGAAGTAA